The following proteins come from a genomic window of Bactrocera tryoni isolate S06 chromosome 1, CSIRO_BtryS06_freeze2, whole genome shotgun sequence:
- the LOC120767023 gene encoding DNA-binding protein Ets97D isoform X1, producing the protein METDDLSHLTEEYRLDNTDLDSIMTNEIFQHNLYMDDQEVDENEPDDVIILHMDIREPLRTLQKLAEKKIGMNLKGYKFFLQDTQELEPHKNLVDQCVKGEGLVQINVQIQTAEQHINIVDVLKPTEAALAALAAEEANNKNADKNEETEEKPCLNWVLDNKFKKEQVRLKIPEDPNEWTTIQVKHWFQWAVRQFELTGVSLSDWAMTGKELCSLTHEEFRRKLPKDPGNVFWTHLQLLKECKFVSVVHKVPEDRGTTGSTATKPISTGVGAATPPIKELKIMRKTSVSATKTYCKKSPIVPMDGSPTHTILNNSNTGGNSSIGSNYGVGSGNNGQVQLWQFLLEILTDREHRNIIQWVGSDGEFKLIDPECVARLWGIKKNKPAMNYEKLSRALRYYYDGDMISKVSGKRFAYKFDCDLKLLIGYDAGELAQLVSEKTFLDESVFLKHESLQDHLKQLTDDG; encoded by the exons ATGGAAACAGATGATTTGTCGCATTTGACTGAAGAGTACAGACTGGATAACACAGATTTGG ATAGCATAATGACGaatgaaatttttcaacacAATTTGTATATGGACGATCAAGAAGTAGACGAAAATGAGCCCGATGATGTTATCATTCTACATATGGACATACGTGAGCCCTTGCGGACATTGCA AAAGCTGGCTGAAAAGAAGATTGGCATGAATTTGAAGGGTTACAAGTTCTTTCTGCAAGACACACAAGAG CTGGAACCGCATAAAAATCTTGTTGACCAATGCGTGAAAGGTGAAGGATTGGTGCAAATAAATGTACAAATACAAACAGCAGAGCAACACATAAACATTGTTGATGTGCTGAAACCAACAGAGGCGGCGTTGG CTGCTTTAGCCGCTGAagaagcaaacaacaaaaacgctgATAAGAATGAAGAAACCGAAGAAAAACCTTGCCTCAACTGGGTCTTAGACAATAAATTTAAGAAGGAGCAAGTGCGCCTTAAAATACCAGAAGACCCTAATGAGTGGACAACTATACAAGTGAAACACTGGTTTCAATGGGCTGTAAGGCAATTTGAGTTG ACTGGCGTTAGCTTGAGTGATTGGGCCATGACAGGAAAAGAGCTATGTTCACTAACACATGAAGAATTTCGACGAAAGTTACCCAAAGATCCGGGTAATGTGTTCTGGACACATTTGCAATTGCTTAAAGAATGCAAATTTGTCTCCGTTGTACACAAGGTGCCTGAAGATCGTGGCACAACCGGTTCCACTGCTACGAAGCCAATTAGCACTGGTGTTGGTGCAGCAACGCCGccaataaaagaattaaaaataatgcgCAAAACAAGCGTAAGCGCCACAAAAACCTACTGTAAGAAAT CACCGATAGTACCAATGGATGGTTCGCCAacacacaccatactcaacaacagcaacactggTGGTAATAGCAGCATCGGCAGTAATTACGGTGTCGGTTCCGGCAACAATGGACAAGTACAGCTGTGGCAATTTCTGCTCGAAATTTTAACCGATCGCGAGCATCGCAACATCATACAATGGGTTGGCAGCGATGGCGAATTCAAACTCATCGACCCGGAGTGCGTGGCGCGACTGTGGGGCATTAAGAAGAATAAACCGGCAATGAATTATGAAAAGTTATCGCGTGCCTTGCGCTATTACTACGATGGTGATATGATATCCAAAGTGTCGGGCAAACGTTTCGCTTATAAGTTTGATTGTGATTTGAAGCTGCTGATTGGCTATGATGCCGGTGAACTGGCGCAATTGGTCAgtgagaaaacttttttagacgAGTCGGTGTTTTTGAAACATGAATCATTGCAAGATCACCTCAAACAATTGACGGACGATGGGTGA
- the LOC120767023 gene encoding DNA-binding protein Ets97D isoform X2, whose protein sequence is METDDLSHLTEEYRLDNTDLDSIMTNEIFQHNLYMDDQEVDENEPDDVIILHMDIREPLRTLQKLAEKKIGMNLKGYKFFLQDTQELEPHKNLVDQCVKGEGLVQINVQIQTAEQHINIVDVLKPTEAALAALAAEEANNKNADKNEETEEKPCLNWVLDNKFKKEQVRLKIPEDPNEWTTIQVKHWFQWAVRQFELTGVSLSDWAMTGKELCSLTHEEFRRKLPKDPGNVFWTHLQLLKECKFVSVVHKVPEDRGTTGSTATKPISTGVGAATPPIKELKIMRKTSVSATKTYSPIVPMDGSPTHTILNNSNTGGNSSIGSNYGVGSGNNGQVQLWQFLLEILTDREHRNIIQWVGSDGEFKLIDPECVARLWGIKKNKPAMNYEKLSRALRYYYDGDMISKVSGKRFAYKFDCDLKLLIGYDAGELAQLVSEKTFLDESVFLKHESLQDHLKQLTDDG, encoded by the exons ATGGAAACAGATGATTTGTCGCATTTGACTGAAGAGTACAGACTGGATAACACAGATTTGG ATAGCATAATGACGaatgaaatttttcaacacAATTTGTATATGGACGATCAAGAAGTAGACGAAAATGAGCCCGATGATGTTATCATTCTACATATGGACATACGTGAGCCCTTGCGGACATTGCA AAAGCTGGCTGAAAAGAAGATTGGCATGAATTTGAAGGGTTACAAGTTCTTTCTGCAAGACACACAAGAG CTGGAACCGCATAAAAATCTTGTTGACCAATGCGTGAAAGGTGAAGGATTGGTGCAAATAAATGTACAAATACAAACAGCAGAGCAACACATAAACATTGTTGATGTGCTGAAACCAACAGAGGCGGCGTTGG CTGCTTTAGCCGCTGAagaagcaaacaacaaaaacgctgATAAGAATGAAGAAACCGAAGAAAAACCTTGCCTCAACTGGGTCTTAGACAATAAATTTAAGAAGGAGCAAGTGCGCCTTAAAATACCAGAAGACCCTAATGAGTGGACAACTATACAAGTGAAACACTGGTTTCAATGGGCTGTAAGGCAATTTGAGTTG ACTGGCGTTAGCTTGAGTGATTGGGCCATGACAGGAAAAGAGCTATGTTCACTAACACATGAAGAATTTCGACGAAAGTTACCCAAAGATCCGGGTAATGTGTTCTGGACACATTTGCAATTGCTTAAAGAATGCAAATTTGTCTCCGTTGTACACAAGGTGCCTGAAGATCGTGGCACAACCGGTTCCACTGCTACGAAGCCAATTAGCACTGGTGTTGGTGCAGCAACGCCGccaataaaagaattaaaaataatgcgCAAAACAAGCGTAAGCGCCACAAAAACCTACT CACCGATAGTACCAATGGATGGTTCGCCAacacacaccatactcaacaacagcaacactggTGGTAATAGCAGCATCGGCAGTAATTACGGTGTCGGTTCCGGCAACAATGGACAAGTACAGCTGTGGCAATTTCTGCTCGAAATTTTAACCGATCGCGAGCATCGCAACATCATACAATGGGTTGGCAGCGATGGCGAATTCAAACTCATCGACCCGGAGTGCGTGGCGCGACTGTGGGGCATTAAGAAGAATAAACCGGCAATGAATTATGAAAAGTTATCGCGTGCCTTGCGCTATTACTACGATGGTGATATGATATCCAAAGTGTCGGGCAAACGTTTCGCTTATAAGTTTGATTGTGATTTGAAGCTGCTGATTGGCTATGATGCCGGTGAACTGGCGCAATTGGTCAgtgagaaaacttttttagacgAGTCGGTGTTTTTGAAACATGAATCATTGCAAGATCACCTCAAACAATTGACGGACGATGGGTGA